In one window of bacterium DNA:
- a CDS encoding thymidylate synthase produces MMTQHTQNEGMKPVYIEAFDLDDAWFQCLSAILEKGQVYTITRGSYKGQKRLELDFVTLRVKKPSHQIIPLIPEGSGIPPPTTMEYVQGYLQYLLTGAKTETEDYTYGERLVDPKVRIEENVEGKKMMREIPLNVNQVEEVINMYKTEGYGTNQAIMEIGMPSDVSLKDPPCMRLIDTRIRYGKLHFIPYFRSWDLWGGFPSNLGGLQLVKQYMAEEIGVEDGEIIAISKGLHLYDYTWEWAKQRTTKYDKKIE; encoded by the coding sequence ATGATGACTCAACATACTCAAAACGAAGGGATGAAGCCAGTATATATCGAGGCCTTCGACCTCGACGATGCCTGGTTCCAGTGTCTCTCAGCAATACTGGAGAAGGGACAAGTCTACACAATTACCAGGGGTAGCTATAAGGGTCAGAAGAGACTAGAACTCGACTTCGTTACTCTCAGAGTTAAGAAACCTTCCCATCAGATAATACCCCTCATTCCCGAAGGTTCAGGCATTCCTCCCCCAACCACCATGGAGTACGTTCAGGGCTATCTGCAATACCTTTTGACCGGAGCCAAGACAGAAACCGAAGACTATACCTATGGTGAAAGGCTGGTTGACCCCAAGGTGAGAATAGAGGAAAATGTTGAGGGAAAGAAGATGATGAGAGAGATTCCCCTTAATGTCAACCAAGTAGAAGAAGTTATAAACATGTACAAGACAGAGGGATATGGCACAAATCAGGCGATAATGGAGATTGGAATGCCTTCTGACGTTAGTTTAAAAGACCCTCCCTGTATGAGATTAATAGATACCAGAATCAGGTATGGCAAACTCCATTTCATACCTTATTTCAGGTCCTGGGATTTATGGGGAGGTTTTCCCTCAAACCTTGGGGGACTGCAACTGGTAAAACAGTATATGGCAGAAGAGATTGGAGTTGAAGACGGAGAAATTATAGCAATAAGTAAAGGGCTCCACTTGTATGATTATACCTGGGAGTGGGCTAAACAAAG